In the genome of Deltaproteobacteria bacterium, the window CGGTAAATCTCCGCGACCGTCTTCGCACTCAGGCGGAAGTGATTGGTGAGGAAGAAGTACCGCTTGCCGGTGCCCGGATCGATGTAGCTGATGCGCCGCAACTCGACCGGGATGCTGTCCGCTTTACTGCCTTTGATTCGGATCGTCTGATCCGAGGTGACGCCCGACAGCGGGGGTGGTTCGCGGCGGGCGACCACGCGGAACGTCGCGCCCCGCTTGAGTCGGGTGACGAAGAACGCACGCTGGAGGTGGATCTGGTAGAACCACGCGTAGTCCACGTAGCCCCGGTCGAAGACGAAAATGCTGTCCGGTTCGAACACGAATTTCCGCCCTTCCTGAATGTCGTGGGTCGAGCCCGTGGTGATGCGCACGACGGAGGGAATGTGGCCGTCGTGGTCGAGGAGCGCGTGCAGCTTGATGGCGCCCTTGGTGCGGCGAAACTTGGCCCACGGGAAGACGCTCAGGCAGAGATCGATGACGCTCGCGTCGAAGGAGTAGAGTTTGTGCCGGAACCGGAAGCGATGCGCGGGCACTTGCCGGAGGCACTGCGCCTCGTAGATCCGGTACGACCGCCGTTCATTGGCGTCGGCGAGTGTGCTGCGCCGCACCTCGGGCGTCCCGATGGTTTGGTAGAGGAAACGGCGCTTGGTCTCCAGCGCCAGCACGAGATCACGCAGACTCATCTGGCGGCTGAGCTGTGCGTACAATAGACACCCGAGCTGCGCCCAACAGGAGAACGAGCGGACGCCCTTTTGGCCTCCATGCTCGCGCGCGAGCTTCTCGAACTCGGTGCGCGGAATGAGGCGCAGAATCTGCGCGAAAACGGTGGGGAGCCTGTGCACGCCTTATCCTCCAAGGGGTTTGGGAGACTCAGGCGCGGAAATCGTTGGCAGTCAAGCTCTCCGGCGGTTACCGCCGTGCGGCACGCGGTCCGAAATCGCCAATTCCAAATCGTATCCCCGCAAAACGAGACCCACGTGTAAGCCTTGCGAGACAAGGGCTTTTCAGCAATTCAGCAGATCACGAACCGGACAGCAGTGAGGTAGATGGGATACGTCGCCTCGCTCAACCAGCGAACTCCTGCATACTCCCGCCAGTCGAACGTCAGCAGAAAGATTCCGAGAATTATCGCGTAGATGTTGACGTACTCGATCAAGACCCAAGGCGGGGTTGTGCCCGGCGGCAACGCCAGTACGCCGGTCGTCGCAAGCACGCTGGCGATCACCAACGCTCCACCACCGATCGACCGCCGCTGGCCCGATGACAGCCCTGCCACTGCGGCCACGTGCTGCGCCACCAACCACCCGGCGCCGAAGTAACCCCACCAGCGCAGTGGGTTGCGCGCATTCCAGAACTAGGCCAACGCGTGGCGGGCCGCTGAAGCTGATAACGCGCAGCCCGCACAGCAACCCAAGCACCCATACATCACCAGCGGCACGAGCAGCCGCCGGCATCGCGACAAGCCAAACGCCAGCACACAGGCGGCGGCAAACGGCGGCACGAAGTAGTAGATGCCGGCCGCGTCACCCACAAGCAGCTCGAATCCCATACGTGCCAGTGGGAGAGACTCACCGCCGAGTGCGCGGTGTCAAGGCTCGCCACCAAATAGGGCAGAATCAGCCGGGTCAGTCGCTGCCCCAGCAGGGCCGGCGGCATCGCAGTTGGTCGGAAGTA includes:
- a CDS encoding IS4 family transposase; its protein translation is MHRLPTVFAQILRLIPRTEFEKLAREHGGQKGVRSFSCWAQLGCLLYAQLSRQMSLRDLVLALETKRRFLYQTIGTPEVRRSTLADANERRSYRIYEAQCLRQVPAHRFRFRHKLYSFDASVIDLCLSVFPWAKFRRTKGAIKLHALLDHDGHIPSVVRITTGSTHDIQEGRKFVFEPDSIFVFDRGYVDYAWFYQIHLQRAFFVTRLKRGATFRVVARREPPPLSGVTSDQTIRIKGSKADSIPVELRRISYIDPGTGKRYFFLTNHFRLSAKTVAEIYR
- a CDS encoding acyltransferase family protein; amino-acid sequence: MSRFAVPAFFFASGFLYFRPTAMPPALLGQRLTRLILPYLVASLDTAHSAVSLSHWHVWDSSCLWVTRPASTTSCRRLPPPVCWRLACRDAGGCSCRW